The following are encoded in a window of Pectinophora gossypiella chromosome 8, ilPecGoss1.1, whole genome shotgun sequence genomic DNA:
- the LOC126369147 gene encoding proline-rich protein 12-like yields the protein MAPPMAGVMKRKVRTFVRTRAVTTPTAANAPPPPPRLIDAGLRQSPFPLPMPQLPGTGPGAEKRTTTPPQRPPLDMETTPPRSYAAVLNTNPDSPPHAPPPSKKISPIVVDQLPDRPHHFRKLREVLGHVPNARPVREGDGTLMVRLRPPAERALKLAIKGLPMDTNIAELEEELRSRGYDPQFIRPIQGRAGVGGIFFVEIRRTLGFQSIYATTELLCMPGSRELRNTRAGTAPVQDPTSEPTARSSFMAAANGPNGPKPQRQRRARKRATPAPTATTTAKPIAVVPVPPQPSTTTETAAAAPPKGNKARPQAEAPPAPSNPTAPRHPGGHPHTD from the exons ATGGCCCCACCAATGGCTGGAGTAATGAAGCGCAAGGTGCGCACTTTCGTGCGCACCCGCGCCGTCACCACGCCTACCGCCGCCAACGCTCCGCCGCCCCCACCGCGCCTCATCGACGCAGGACTCCGGCAGTCCCCGTTCCCGCTGCCCATGCCACAACTCCCGGGAACAGGTCCCGGAGCGGAGAAGAGGACCACGACGCCGCCACAGCGGCCAccactggacatggagacaacgccgccgcgctcatacgcggcAGTTCTTAACACAAACCCGgactcgccgccgcacgcgcctccgc CGAGTAAGAAGATTTCGCCCATCGTGGTGGACCAGCTGCCCGACAGGCCGCACCACTTCCGCAAGCTGCGGGAGGTGCTTGGCCACGTCCCCAACGCGCGGCCCGTACGGGAAGG CGACGGGACTCTCATGGTTCGCCTACGCCCCCCGGCGGAACGCGCCCTGAAGCTGGCCATCAAGGGCCTTCCCATGGACACTAACATCGCCGAactggaggaggagctgcgcaGTCGCGGCTACGACCCCCAGTTTATCCGTCCCATCCAGGGCAGGGCAGGGGTGGGCGGaatcttcttcgtggagatccggcGGACACTGGGCTTCCAGTCCATCTAcgccaccaccgagctcctctgtatGCCCGGT TCGCGCGAGTTGCGCAACACAAGGGCAGGCACCGCGCCAGTGCAAGACCCAACCAGCGAGCCGACAGCGAGGAGCTCGTtcatggccgcggcgaacggcccgaACGGGCCCAAACCGCAGAGGCAGAGGCGCGCCCGTAAAAGGGCGACACCCGCCCCCACCGCTACCACCACCGCCAAGCCAATCGCCGTGGTACCCGTCCCGCCGCAGCCCTCTACGACAACAGagacagcagccgccgcccctcccaAGGGGAACAAGGCGAGGCCCCAAGCGGAGGCACCCCCAGCTCCCTCCAATCCAACTGCTCCACGACATCCTGGCGGCCATCCGCACACGGactga